The following proteins come from a genomic window of Tepidiforma thermophila:
- a CDS encoding EamA family transporter, which yields MTSILFGLGAAVAWGTSDFLGGRFTSRLPVFTVGLASHLAAVFLLGLAVLVARPGASADAVRWGLTAGLATSFGGLALYKGLSLGESAVVAPLSACGAVIPVAAAILTGAAPGPAALAGIALALAGVALVSLPAEGRLFTHGRHLLPVALGLTAALGFGLFFLLIDRASASDGDALVGVLSARAGAALFTAAAGALVGGLRWPGAGRSLRLASVGAIDSVANLSFALATSRGNVAIASVLGSLYPVQTLVLARLVAGEQFTRLRLAGAALALAGVALISA from the coding sequence ATGACCTCCATCCTCTTCGGCCTCGGCGCCGCCGTCGCCTGGGGCACCTCAGACTTCCTCGGGGGCCGGTTCACCAGCCGGCTCCCCGTCTTCACCGTCGGGCTCGCCTCCCACCTGGCCGCCGTCTTCCTTCTCGGCCTCGCCGTCCTCGTGGCCCGGCCCGGTGCCTCCGCCGACGCCGTCCGCTGGGGGCTCACCGCCGGCCTCGCCACCAGCTTCGGCGGCCTCGCCCTCTATAAAGGCCTCTCCCTCGGCGAATCCGCCGTCGTCGCCCCGCTCTCCGCCTGCGGTGCAGTGATCCCGGTCGCCGCCGCCATCCTTACCGGGGCCGCGCCGGGGCCCGCAGCGCTTGCCGGCATCGCCCTCGCCCTCGCGGGCGTCGCCCTCGTCTCACTCCCCGCCGAGGGGCGCCTCTTCACCCATGGCCGCCACCTGCTGCCCGTCGCCCTTGGGCTCACAGCAGCGCTCGGCTTCGGCCTCTTCTTCCTGCTCATCGACCGCGCGTCCGCCAGCGATGGCGATGCCCTCGTCGGCGTCCTCTCGGCCCGGGCCGGTGCGGCGCTGTTCACCGCTGCGGCCGGGGCGCTCGTCGGCGGGCTCCGCTGGCCGGGTGCCGGGCGCAGCCTCCGCCTGGCCTCGGTCGGCGCCATCGACAGCGTCGCCAACCTCTCCTTCGCCCTCGCCACCAGCCGCGGCAACGTCGCAATTGCCTCGGTGCTCGGCTCCCTCTACCCGGTCCAGACTCTGGTCCTCGCCCGCCTCGTCGCCGGCGAGCAGTTCACCCGGCTGCGCCTCGCCGGCGCCGCCCTCGCCCTCGCCGGGGTCGCCCTGATCTCCGCCTGA
- a CDS encoding cytochrome P450 — MVAAPNVNDPAFLENPFPSYELGRAMSPLVLPDRGLAMVFGYDDCVGILKDWETWSSRFPPPPDVADPPEPTMLNSDPPRHTRLRSLVNQAFTPRMVEQLEPRIREITRELLEPALEAEACDLVAALAYPLPVIVIAEILGIPPEDRAQFKEWSDEVVASLGTGFGSGRQIRAEVFEEMREYFTRMTEERRRHPRNDLISGLVEAEQDGERLTFTDLLQMLILLLVAGNETTTNLISNAMLSFMEHRDELAKVEANPALIPSALEEVLRFNSPVQATARRPTRDVELRGRTIPAGMVTLVWLAAANRDPEQFPEPLRFDVTRSPNRHLAFGMGIHFCLGAPLARLEARVAYEELLGAATGFERTTEGPLPRVPTFFMRGVLELPIAFRRR, encoded by the coding sequence ATGGTTGCTGCGCCGAATGTGAACGACCCGGCATTCCTGGAGAATCCGTTTCCGTCCTACGAGCTGGGGCGGGCGATGAGCCCGCTGGTCCTGCCGGACCGGGGCCTGGCGATGGTCTTCGGGTACGACGACTGCGTCGGGATCCTGAAGGACTGGGAGACGTGGTCGTCGCGGTTCCCGCCGCCGCCGGACGTGGCGGACCCGCCGGAGCCAACGATGCTGAATTCGGACCCGCCGCGGCACACACGGCTGCGGTCGCTGGTGAACCAGGCGTTTACACCGCGGATGGTGGAGCAGCTGGAGCCGCGCATCCGGGAGATTACGCGGGAGCTGCTGGAGCCGGCCCTCGAGGCGGAAGCGTGCGACCTGGTGGCCGCGCTGGCATACCCGCTGCCGGTCATTGTCATCGCCGAGATTCTTGGGATTCCGCCGGAGGACCGGGCGCAGTTCAAGGAGTGGTCGGACGAGGTGGTCGCGAGCCTCGGTACGGGGTTCGGGAGCGGGCGGCAGATCCGGGCCGAGGTGTTCGAGGAGATGCGGGAGTACTTCACCCGGATGACGGAAGAGCGGCGCCGGCATCCGCGGAACGACCTGATCAGCGGGCTGGTGGAGGCGGAGCAGGACGGCGAGCGGCTGACGTTCACCGACCTGCTGCAGATGCTGATCCTGCTGCTGGTAGCCGGGAACGAGACGACGACGAACCTGATCAGCAACGCGATGCTGAGCTTCATGGAGCACCGGGACGAGCTGGCGAAGGTGGAGGCGAACCCGGCGCTCATCCCCTCGGCGCTGGAGGAGGTGCTGCGGTTCAATTCGCCGGTGCAGGCGACGGCCCGCCGGCCCACGCGGGATGTGGAGCTGCGGGGCCGGACGATCCCGGCGGGGATGGTGACGCTGGTGTGGCTGGCGGCGGCGAACCGCGACCCGGAGCAGTTCCCGGAGCCGCTGCGGTTTGATGTGACGCGCTCGCCGAACCGGCACCTGGCGTTCGGGATGGGGATTCACTTCTGCCTTGGGGCGCCGCTGGCGCGGCTGGAGGCGCGGGTGGCCTACGAGGAGCTGCTCGGCGCGGCGACGGGATTCGAACGGACGACGGAGGGGCCGCTGCCGCGGGTGCCGACGTTCTTCATGCGCGGGGTGCTGGAGCTGCCGATTGCGTTCCGGCGGCGGTGA
- a CDS encoding MFS transporter, translated as MPPRVRAIPRTAWLLGLTSFFADISSELVYPLIPIFLTATLGAPVAAVGLVEGVAEATAYATRPLAGRWSDAAGARKPFVVAGYALAALGKLILAAAPAWGFALAGRAVDRFGKGIRTPARDAMLADVAAPETRGRIFGFHRAFDTLGAVLGPLLALAFLASVGQEHLRWAIALALIPAAISVIVVARVPEVPAPARSPADGPRPGLRSLPPAYWLFLGVTGLFMLGNSSDAFLILRAKDLGLTTTAVVLAYVVYNAVYALLSYPAGALSDRIPRPAVIVGGYLVFAAVYLGFALAGTGAAAWLLFPLYGAYIAATEGIGKAFIADLAPPDARSTALGLFQGVTGGLVLAASLLAGVLWDAFGPKATFSFSAAAALLAALLAAALLAGGRLRPASL; from the coding sequence GTGCCTCCCCGCGTTCGCGCCATCCCCCGGACAGCCTGGCTCCTCGGCCTCACCTCCTTCTTCGCCGATATCTCCTCCGAACTCGTCTACCCGCTCATCCCGATCTTCCTGACCGCCACGCTCGGCGCGCCCGTGGCCGCCGTCGGCCTGGTCGAAGGCGTCGCCGAGGCCACCGCCTACGCGACCCGCCCCCTGGCCGGCCGCTGGAGCGACGCCGCCGGCGCCCGCAAGCCGTTCGTCGTCGCCGGCTACGCCCTCGCAGCCCTCGGCAAGCTCATCCTCGCGGCCGCACCAGCCTGGGGATTCGCCCTCGCCGGCCGCGCCGTCGACCGCTTCGGCAAGGGCATCCGCACCCCCGCGCGCGATGCCATGCTCGCCGATGTCGCTGCCCCCGAAACCCGCGGGCGCATCTTCGGCTTCCACCGCGCCTTCGATACCCTCGGCGCCGTACTCGGCCCGCTCCTCGCCCTCGCATTCCTCGCCAGCGTCGGCCAGGAGCACCTCCGCTGGGCGATCGCCCTTGCGCTCATCCCCGCCGCCATCTCCGTGATCGTCGTCGCCCGCGTGCCCGAAGTCCCGGCTCCGGCCCGCTCACCTGCCGACGGCCCCCGCCCCGGCCTCCGCAGCCTCCCGCCGGCCTACTGGCTCTTCCTCGGCGTCACCGGCCTCTTCATGCTCGGCAACTCCTCCGATGCCTTCCTCATCCTCCGCGCGAAGGACCTCGGCCTCACCACCACGGCCGTCGTCCTCGCCTACGTCGTCTACAACGCCGTCTATGCGCTCCTGTCGTACCCCGCCGGCGCCCTCAGCGACCGCATCCCGCGTCCCGCCGTCATCGTCGGCGGCTACCTCGTCTTCGCCGCCGTCTACCTCGGGTTTGCCCTCGCCGGCACCGGCGCAGCCGCCTGGCTCCTCTTCCCGCTCTACGGCGCGTATATCGCGGCCACCGAGGGCATCGGCAAAGCGTTCATCGCCGACCTGGCGCCCCCCGATGCGCGCTCTACCGCGCTGGGCCTCTTCCAGGGTGTCACCGGCGGTCTCGTCCTCGCCGCCAGCCTCCTCGCCGGCGTCCTCTGGGATGCCTTTGGGCCGAAGGCAACCTTCTCCTTCAGCGCCGCTGCAGCCCTCCTCGCCGCGCTCCTGGCCGCAGCCCTCCTCGCCGGCGGCCGGCTCCGTCCCGCCTCCCTATAA
- a CDS encoding DUF433 domain-containing protein encodes MDWNRIPEPDADLLDRIRREPRYTITEAARLAGASPQLVRAWLRGRTTTPGGRGFRPVVPHEGPLLSFLDLAEIVVVRGFREGRDGVARISLQRLRVAHEFARHALGIEHPFASRRLFYEGGHIMHEFEGANPGPGRLSIDLGGQFALPYSVQELGEQFDFDTTLDRLALRWFPAGRAVQVVVDPAVAVGRPTIAGRNLRVDVIAGRFKRAGESIDWIAEDLELDREVVEAALRIAA; translated from the coding sequence GTGGACTGGAACCGTATCCCTGAACCCGACGCTGATCTGCTCGACCGGATTCGCCGCGAACCCCGCTACACCATCACGGAAGCGGCGCGGCTCGCGGGGGCCTCGCCGCAGCTTGTTCGAGCGTGGCTCCGCGGCCGAACGACGACGCCCGGGGGAAGAGGCTTTCGGCCGGTCGTTCCGCACGAAGGCCCATTGCTGTCGTTTTTGGACCTGGCGGAAATCGTTGTCGTCCGCGGATTCCGCGAGGGCCGCGACGGCGTCGCCCGCATCTCCCTCCAGCGGCTCCGCGTCGCCCATGAATTCGCTCGCCACGCCTTGGGGATAGAGCACCCCTTCGCCAGCCGGCGGCTGTTCTACGAGGGCGGCCACATCATGCACGAGTTCGAGGGCGCCAACCCCGGACCGGGCCGGCTTTCCATCGACCTCGGCGGACAGTTCGCACTGCCCTACTCGGTTCAGGAGCTCGGCGAGCAGTTCGACTTCGACACGACCCTCGACCGGCTCGCACTCCGCTGGTTCCCGGCCGGCCGCGCGGTCCAGGTGGTGGTCGACCCGGCAGTCGCCGTCGGCCGACCGACCATCGCCGGCCGGAATCTCAGGGTGGACGTCATTGCCGGGCGCTTCAAACGGGCCGGAGAGAGCATTGACTGGATCGCTGAGGACCTCGAACTCGACAGGGAGGTCGTTGAGGCTGCCCTCCGGATCGCAGCGTGA
- a CDS encoding NUDIX hydrolase has protein sequence MTYKAPGSGREGSAVLLVAPDGSILLQQRDDDVWPAGIGRWTIPGGGREPGESPRETALREFEEETGVRLQRLRYVETVTTDQIPDLLPSCLHLFVADDPVPRTAIQVREGLDFQYHHPRAFAALPMNPGTRQLLARFTASDAYRGTVGMLQPYRVGVGIIALDRWGRALLQLRDADLPPERYPGQWSIPGGLVEPDEPPDAAAFREFEEETGILLESLRLFRVYRAAELPGSLTHVYHIYYDDPDLPESLIEVREGQAFRYWHPSELDAIPVAGPAAAVLREFFASTHYRRLFH, from the coding sequence ATGACCTACAAGGCGCCCGGCTCCGGCCGCGAAGGCTCCGCCGTCCTCCTCGTCGCGCCCGATGGCTCCATCCTCCTCCAGCAGCGCGACGACGACGTCTGGCCCGCCGGCATCGGCCGCTGGACCATCCCCGGCGGCGGCCGCGAACCCGGCGAATCCCCCCGCGAAACCGCCCTCCGCGAATTCGAGGAGGAGACCGGCGTCCGCCTCCAGCGCCTCCGCTACGTCGAAACGGTCACCACCGACCAAATCCCCGACCTCCTCCCCTCCTGCCTCCACCTCTTCGTGGCTGATGACCCCGTGCCCCGCACTGCCATACAGGTGCGTGAAGGCCTCGATTTCCAGTACCACCACCCGCGGGCCTTCGCCGCCCTCCCCATGAACCCCGGCACCCGCCAGCTCCTCGCCCGCTTCACCGCCAGCGATGCCTACCGCGGCACCGTCGGCATGCTCCAGCCCTACCGGGTCGGCGTCGGCATCATCGCCCTCGACCGCTGGGGCCGCGCCCTCCTCCAGCTCCGCGATGCCGACCTTCCCCCCGAGCGCTACCCCGGCCAGTGGTCCATCCCCGGCGGCCTCGTCGAACCCGACGAACCGCCCGATGCCGCCGCCTTCCGCGAGTTCGAAGAGGAAACCGGAATCCTGCTCGAATCGCTCCGCCTCTTCCGCGTCTACCGCGCCGCCGAACTGCCCGGCTCCCTCACCCACGTCTACCACATCTACTACGACGACCCCGACCTGCCCGAGTCGCTCATCGAGGTCCGCGAAGGGCAGGCCTTCCGCTACTGGCACCCCTCCGAGCTCGACGCCATCCCCGTGGCCGGCCCGGCCGCCGCCGTCCTCCGCGAATTCTTCGCCAGCACCCACTACCGCCGCCTCTTCCACTGA
- a CDS encoding enoyl-CoA hydratase-related protein: MSRAYENLLIDRVGTDGRVARITLNRPEKMNALSQELLFEFWDALHDLEADDTARVIIVRGAGRTFSAGYDLAPPRGGADGVVRRYRTTDEKGRRLLMGIRTGMQQITDIHLYFWNMAKVTIAQVHGYALAGGCELAMMADLVVAAEDAQLGHPGLRGLGTSRTGVIWPLVIGMRKAKELYYTGDSISGREAERIGMINYAWPKEELEENTIALADRLANATADHLAILKLNMNRFYENMGIYSSVRSSTDMDAMAQMTSFSYAWQDRMRESMEAGTGLKGAIDWREGMYRNLPPGLKR, encoded by the coding sequence ATGAGCCGCGCCTACGAAAACCTCCTGATCGACCGCGTCGGGACCGACGGCCGCGTCGCCCGCATCACCCTCAACCGCCCCGAAAAGATGAACGCCCTCTCCCAGGAGCTCCTCTTCGAGTTCTGGGACGCCCTCCACGACCTCGAGGCCGACGACACCGCCCGCGTCATCATCGTCCGCGGCGCCGGCCGCACCTTCAGCGCCGGGTACGACCTCGCCCCGCCCCGCGGCGGCGCCGACGGCGTCGTTCGCCGCTACCGCACCACCGACGAAAAAGGCCGCCGGCTGCTCATGGGCATCCGCACCGGTATGCAGCAGATTACCGACATCCACCTGTACTTCTGGAACATGGCGAAGGTGACCATCGCCCAGGTCCACGGCTACGCCCTCGCCGGCGGCTGCGAACTCGCCATGATGGCCGACCTCGTCGTCGCCGCCGAAGACGCCCAGCTCGGCCACCCGGGCCTCCGGGGCCTCGGCACCAGCCGCACCGGCGTCATCTGGCCGCTCGTCATCGGCATGCGCAAGGCGAAAGAGCTCTACTACACCGGCGACTCCATCTCCGGCCGCGAAGCCGAGCGGATCGGCATGATCAACTACGCCTGGCCGAAAGAGGAGCTCGAGGAGAACACCATCGCCCTCGCCGACCGGCTCGCCAACGCCACCGCCGACCACCTCGCCATCCTCAAACTCAACATGAACCGCTTCTACGAGAACATGGGCATCTACTCGTCGGTGCGCAGCTCGACCGACATGGACGCCATGGCCCAGATGACCAGCTTCAGCTACGCCTGGCAGGACCGGATGCGCGAGAGCATGGAGGCCGGCACCGGCCTCAAAGGCGCCATCGACTGGCGCGAAGGCATGTACCGCAACCTCCCGCCCGGCCTCAAGCGCTAG
- a CDS encoding DNA adenine methylase, whose amino-acid sequence MATPFLKWAGGKSRLVPMVAEGIAGLAVERYIEPFLGGGAMFFGLRARGLRAPAVLADANPELMATFAAVRDDPEAVIAALRPLAEAYLAAGREERRELYYRVRASEPEGRAARAARVIFLNRTCYNGLYRVNRQGRFNVPHGRYVRPLICDEANLRACAAELAGAELRCGDFAEVCAEAGPGDFVYLDPPYHPLSATARFTAYTDRAFGWDDQVRLAAAVRGLAARGAWFALSNSAHPAIAALYEGLRPLTVQMSRAINSRGDRRAPVEEYLFFGGRREKG is encoded by the coding sequence ATGGCGACGCCCTTCCTGAAGTGGGCCGGCGGGAAATCGCGGCTAGTGCCGATGGTTGCGGAGGGCATCGCCGGGCTGGCGGTCGAGCGGTACATCGAGCCCTTCCTCGGCGGGGGCGCGATGTTCTTCGGGCTGCGGGCGCGCGGGCTGCGGGCGCCGGCGGTCCTCGCCGACGCGAATCCCGAGCTCATGGCGACGTTTGCTGCCGTGCGCGACGACCCGGAGGCGGTGATTGCGGCGCTGCGGCCGCTGGCCGAGGCGTACCTCGCGGCGGGGCGGGAGGAGCGGCGCGAGCTGTACTACCGGGTGCGGGCGAGCGAGCCGGAGGGCCGGGCGGCCCGGGCGGCGCGGGTCATCTTCCTCAACCGGACGTGCTACAACGGGCTGTACCGGGTGAACCGGCAGGGGCGGTTCAATGTGCCGCACGGGCGGTACGTGCGGCCGCTGATTTGCGACGAGGCGAACCTGCGCGCATGCGCGGCGGAGCTGGCGGGGGCAGAGCTGCGCTGCGGGGACTTCGCCGAGGTATGCGCGGAGGCCGGCCCGGGAGATTTCGTTTACCTCGACCCGCCCTATCACCCGCTGAGCGCAACGGCGCGGTTCACGGCGTATACGGACCGGGCGTTCGGTTGGGACGACCAGGTGCGGCTGGCGGCAGCGGTCCGGGGGCTGGCGGCGCGGGGGGCGTGGTTCGCGCTGTCCAATTCGGCGCACCCGGCGATTGCGGCGCTCTACGAGGGGCTGCGGCCGCTGACGGTGCAGATGTCGCGGGCGATTAATTCGCGGGGTGACCGGCGGGCGCCGGTGGAGGAGTACCTGTTTTTCGGAGGGAGAAGGGAGAAGGGATGA
- a CDS encoding YceI family protein, protein MNRKLLLFGGGGLAVIAAAVFAAWFFYFRSDAPEEVSLEGALETVRTPTVPGPTAAGATPAGGATQPAGGSASGGLDGTWTVATAGETFVGYRVQEELAQIGAVTAVGRTSDVKGSVTIKGNRVEPGSTFTANMQALKSDRSQRDNALRTQALETNRFPTSTFTLKEAVTLPASFANGEPLTTTLKGSLELHGVTRDVEIPVQAKLENGLIVVVGSLEIRFADYDIAQPRAPIVLSVDDKGVMEIQLVLQKQG, encoded by the coding sequence ATGAATCGGAAGCTGCTTCTCTTCGGCGGGGGCGGGCTGGCGGTGATCGCGGCGGCGGTCTTCGCCGCCTGGTTCTTCTACTTCCGGAGCGATGCGCCGGAGGAGGTGTCGCTCGAGGGAGCGCTCGAGACGGTACGGACGCCGACCGTGCCCGGGCCGACGGCGGCCGGTGCGACGCCGGCAGGCGGTGCGACGCAGCCGGCAGGCGGAAGCGCGAGCGGCGGCCTGGACGGGACGTGGACGGTGGCCACGGCAGGCGAGACGTTCGTGGGCTACCGGGTGCAGGAGGAGCTGGCGCAGATTGGGGCAGTGACCGCGGTGGGGCGGACGAGCGATGTGAAGGGTTCGGTGACCATTAAAGGGAACCGGGTGGAGCCCGGGAGCACCTTCACCGCGAATATGCAGGCGCTGAAGAGCGACCGTTCGCAGCGGGACAACGCCCTGCGCACGCAGGCGCTGGAGACGAACCGGTTCCCGACCTCGACGTTCACGCTGAAGGAGGCGGTGACGCTGCCGGCGTCGTTCGCGAACGGCGAGCCGCTGACGACGACGTTGAAAGGGAGCCTGGAGCTGCACGGGGTGACCCGCGACGTGGAGATCCCGGTGCAGGCGAAGCTGGAGAACGGGCTGATCGTGGTGGTGGGGTCGCTCGAGATCAGATTCGCCGACTACGACATTGCGCAGCCGCGGGCGCCGATTGTCCTCAGCGTGGACGACAAGGGGGTCATGGAGATCCAGCTGGTGCTGCAGAAGCAGGGGTAG
- the gyrA gene encoding DNA gyrase subunit A — MSIEPTSQVRPVEIEQEMRTSYLDYAMSVIVSRALPDVRDGLKPVQRRILWGMYEGGARAGTPYRKSAATVGDVMGKYHPHGDQAVYDTLVRMAQDFSLRYPLIDGQGNFGSVDGDPPAAMRYTEARMSPIAEEMLADIDQNTVDFEPNYDGRHEQPSILPSRIPNLLLNGSSGIAVGMATSIPPHNLGEIADAISMLIENPETTTLDDLLTVIQGPDFPTYGIALVGKDKAQLRAAYGEGHGRITMHARTTVEESSKGRTAIIVTELPYQVNKAQLIEKIAELVRDRKIEGIADLRDESDRNGMRIVIELKKEGSVQQVKNLLFKHTAMRSTFAINMMAIVDGAPRRLGLKRALELFIDHRRNVIRRRTEYQLEKAREREHILQGLLRAIDMIDAVIATIRAAESAQAALDLLQGVGLVQLERLPANSPAAIRSLAQRNPFTFTEVQARAILDMQLRRLAALERQAILNEYEELIKKIAELEDLLANPRKIDFLIRDDMKELKKKYGDPRRTEIVEADPEDFREEDLVPHQDSVVTLSIRNYIKRMPLDEFRRQSRGGRGSRGAPTREEDAVMKLVVCDSHDNLLFFTDRGKVYHLRAFDVPDTKKQAKGLPIVNLIDLEPGERVTTILPVRSYDRDFILLATRNGEIKKTRLSEFEEVRRNGKIAFNLDENDQLIAARLATNETHVILVSSDGLAIRFKIDDLRDASRASGGVRGMKLRPGAYVVGVETTDDGSDLLIISERGFGKRTSIDEYPLQGRGGQGVKTLNITEKTGNVAACRMVDPRQDLLLVTRDGIVVRTRVSEISRIGRNTQGVTVMRVGEGDAVASIAAFMMEDDGQAGSRRRARPSGNGADPDAALNETLPLGLDVDDAGDGHGGDEAANGD; from the coding sequence GTGTCCATCGAACCAACCTCACAGGTCCGCCCGGTCGAAATCGAACAGGAGATGCGCACCAGCTACCTCGATTACGCCATGAGCGTGATCGTCTCGCGCGCCCTCCCCGATGTCCGCGACGGCCTCAAGCCGGTCCAGCGCCGCATCCTCTGGGGCATGTACGAAGGCGGCGCCCGCGCCGGCACCCCCTACCGCAAATCCGCCGCCACCGTCGGCGATGTCATGGGGAAATACCACCCCCATGGCGACCAGGCGGTCTACGACACCCTCGTCCGCATGGCGCAGGACTTCTCCCTGCGCTACCCCCTCATCGATGGCCAGGGCAACTTCGGCTCCGTCGATGGCGACCCCCCGGCCGCCATGCGGTACACCGAGGCGCGCATGTCCCCGATCGCCGAGGAGATGCTCGCTGACATCGACCAGAACACGGTCGATTTCGAACCCAACTACGACGGCCGCCACGAGCAGCCCTCCATCCTCCCCTCCCGCATCCCGAACCTGCTCCTGAACGGCTCCTCCGGCATCGCCGTCGGCATGGCCACGAGCATCCCCCCGCACAACCTCGGCGAGATCGCCGACGCCATCTCGATGCTCATCGAGAACCCCGAAACCACCACCCTCGATGACCTCCTCACCGTCATCCAGGGACCCGATTTCCCCACCTACGGCATCGCCCTCGTCGGCAAAGACAAGGCCCAGCTCCGGGCCGCCTACGGCGAAGGCCACGGGCGCATCACCATGCACGCCCGCACCACGGTCGAGGAATCGAGCAAGGGCCGCACCGCCATCATCGTCACCGAGCTCCCCTACCAGGTGAACAAGGCCCAGCTCATCGAAAAAATCGCCGAGCTCGTCCGCGACCGCAAAATCGAAGGCATCGCCGACCTCCGCGACGAGTCCGACCGGAACGGCATGCGCATCGTCATCGAGCTCAAGAAAGAGGGCTCCGTCCAGCAGGTCAAGAACCTCCTCTTTAAGCACACCGCCATGCGCTCCACCTTCGCCATCAACATGATGGCGATCGTCGACGGCGCCCCCCGCCGGCTCGGCCTGAAGCGCGCCCTCGAGCTCTTCATCGACCACCGCCGCAACGTCATCCGCCGGCGCACCGAGTACCAGCTCGAAAAAGCCCGCGAGCGCGAGCACATCCTCCAGGGCCTCCTCCGCGCCATCGACATGATCGACGCGGTCATCGCCACCATCCGCGCCGCCGAGTCCGCCCAGGCCGCCCTCGACCTCCTCCAGGGCGTCGGGCTCGTCCAGCTCGAACGGCTGCCTGCCAACAGCCCGGCCGCCATCCGCTCCCTCGCTCAGCGGAACCCCTTCACCTTCACCGAGGTCCAGGCCCGCGCCATCCTCGATATGCAGCTCCGCCGCCTCGCCGCCCTCGAGCGCCAGGCCATCCTCAACGAGTACGAGGAGCTCATCAAGAAGATCGCCGAGCTCGAAGACCTCCTCGCCAACCCGCGGAAGATCGACTTCCTCATCCGCGACGACATGAAGGAGCTGAAGAAGAAGTACGGCGACCCCCGCCGCACCGAAATCGTCGAGGCCGACCCCGAAGACTTCCGCGAAGAAGACCTCGTCCCCCACCAGGACTCCGTCGTCACCCTCAGCATCCGCAACTACATCAAGCGGATGCCCCTCGACGAGTTCCGCCGCCAGAGCCGCGGCGGCAGGGGCTCCCGCGGCGCCCCCACCCGCGAAGAGGACGCCGTCATGAAGCTCGTCGTCTGCGACAGCCACGACAACCTCCTCTTCTTCACCGACCGCGGCAAGGTCTACCACCTCCGCGCGTTCGACGTCCCCGACACCAAGAAGCAGGCCAAGGGCCTTCCCATCGTCAATCTCATCGACCTCGAACCCGGTGAGCGGGTCACCACCATCCTGCCCGTCCGCTCCTACGACCGCGACTTCATCCTCCTCGCCACCCGCAACGGCGAAATCAAGAAGACCCGCCTCTCCGAGTTCGAAGAGGTCCGTCGCAACGGCAAGATCGCCTTCAACCTCGATGAGAACGACCAGCTCATCGCCGCACGCCTGGCCACCAATGAAACCCACGTCATCCTCGTCTCCAGCGATGGCCTCGCCATCCGCTTCAAAATCGACGACCTGCGCGATGCCAGCCGCGCCAGCGGCGGCGTCCGCGGCATGAAGCTGCGGCCCGGTGCCTACGTCGTCGGCGTCGAAACCACCGACGATGGCTCCGACCTCCTCATCATCTCCGAGCGCGGCTTCGGCAAGCGCACCTCCATCGACGAATACCCCCTCCAGGGCCGGGGCGGCCAGGGCGTCAAGACCCTCAACATCACCGAGAAAACCGGCAACGTCGCCGCCTGCCGCATGGTCGACCCTCGCCAGGACCTCCTCCTCGTCACGCGCGACGGCATCGTCGTCCGCACCCGCGTCTCCGAGATCAGCCGCATCGGCCGCAACACCCAGGGCGTCACCGTGATGCGCGTCGGTGAGGGTGACGCCGTCGCCAGCATCGCCGCCTTCATGATGGAGGACGACGGCCAGGCCGGGAGCCGCCGCCGGGCACGCCCCTCCGGCAACGGCGCCGACCCCGATGCCGCCCTGAACGAGACGCTCCCCCTCGGCCTCGATGTCGATGACGCCGGGGATGGGCACGGCGGAGACGAGGCGGCCAACGGCGACTGA